One window of the Eucalyptus grandis isolate ANBG69807.140 chromosome 8, ASM1654582v1, whole genome shotgun sequence genome contains the following:
- the LOC120287148 gene encoding TMV resistance protein N-like, which translates to MVEKGIRVFKDDEEFESVRRLVDSSCGPLPTPDLYPYLLQGLRFQSVVSSYGELTKLIIRELLLKLKGNNRSLPDHLVETDNLKRVETLLDVDSNDHVRFLIIHGVGGIGKSTLASIIFNRFRSKFDCSSFLDDVPCQGLLDVQKKLLFDTLGSTSIDGIHDPNDGIDRIRRGLINKKVLVVVDNVDKKSQLDKLAGRCDWFGSGSRIIITIRDKNTLLDKGYQILPNNYLAYPMLEMPIDQAIQLFSRHAFRSDTPLEGCYNFSKEVVSSIGRLPLTLEVVGSCFANTIRSEWDETLEDLKQVPHRRIRNTLMMSIKRLDDIEKAIFLDIACFCIGEDKTYADYMWRSSGYSPRSAIDIDEFNRFWMHDEVRDLGRYIVKEENLKMPESAEKRAIRALSLGISYELAAEELAYLPMLRFLGGERLNLVGDFKNLLRNLRWFSWCHCPLDFSATNLQLVNLVVLNLSGSKITHNWGGWRQIKMAKKLKILDLTQCYELTKTPDFSEFDKLEKLILARKLRAVEGLKELNSLKNVKIIDCMSLESLPDVPTFTKLDTDWRLRREAAKLAIQSTVLGKRMLRWKLQNLK; encoded by the exons ATGGTGGAGAAAGGAATCCGTGTCTTCAAAGATGATGAGGAGTTCGAGTCGGTCAGAAGATTAGTGGACAGCTCTTGCGGGCCCTTGCCGACACCAGATCTATATCCCTATCTTCTCCAAGGGCTTCGCTTCCAGTCCGTGGTGTCTTC GTACGGGGAACTTACAAAATTGATTATTCGAGAGCTTCTACTTAAGCTGAAGGGAAATAACAGATCTCTTCCTGACCATCTAGTTGAAACGGATAATTTAAAACGTGTAGAAACATTGTTGGATGTTGACTCTAATGACCATGTACGATTCCTTATAATCCATGGAGTAGGTGGTATTGGCAAATCAACACTTGCTAGCATTATCTTCAACCGATTTCGGTCTAAATTCGATTGTAGTAGTTTCCTCGATGATGTCCCATGTCAAGGTCTTTTAGACGTGCAAAAGAAATTGCTATTTGACACATTGGGCTCAACCTCTATTGATGGAATCCATGACCCCAATGATGGGATCGATCGTATAAGAAGAGGTCTTATCAACAAGAAAGTTCTAGTTGTTGTTGATAATGTGGACAAGAAGAGTCAACTCGATAAACTTGCAGGGAGATGCGATTGGTTTGGTTCCGGAAGTAGGATCATTATCACAATTAGGGACAAAAACACATTACTAGATAAGGGCTACCAAATACTACCTAACAATTACTTGGCCTACCCAATGTTGGAGATGCCTATAGATCAAGCAATTCAACTTTTCAGTAGGCATGCCTTTAGAAGTGATACTCCTCTAGAAGGTTGCTACAATTTCTCGAAAGAAGTCGTTTCAAGCATAGGAAGGCTTCCTTTGACTTTGGAAGTTGTGGGTTCTTGTTTTGCCAATACAATTAGATCAGAGTGGGACGAAACATTGGAGGACTTAAAGCAAGTGCCACATAGGCGCATAAGAAATACACTGATGATGAGTATCAAGAGATTGGATGACATAGAAAAAGCCATATTCCTAGACATAGCATGTTTTTGCATAGGGGAGGATAAGACTTATGCGGATTACATGTGGCGTAGTAGTGGATATTCTCCACGCAGCGCAATTGAT ATTGATGAGTTCAATAGGTTCTGGATGCATGATGAAGTTCGAGATTTAGGAAGGTACATTgtcaaggaagagaatttgaAGATGCCGGAGAGCGCT GAAAAACGAGCTATACGAGCACTCAGTTTGGGTATTAGTTATGAGTTAGCAGCTGAAGAATTAGCCTATTTGCCAATGCTGAGGTTCCTTGGAGGGGAGAGACTGAATTTGGTAGGCGACTTCAAAAATCTTCTTCGTAATTTGAGGTGGTTTTCTTGGTGTCATTGCCCGTTGGATTTTTCAGCGACGAATCTTCAACTGGTGAATTTGGTTGTGCTCAACCTTTCGGGGAGCAAGATCACTCacaattggggtggatggagGCAAATCAAG ATGgcgaaaaagttgaaaattctaGATTTGACGCAATGCTATGAGTTGACTAAGACACCTGATTTTTCAGAGTTTGACAAGTTGGAGAAATTAATTCTCGCAAG aaagttGAGAGCTGTCGAAGGTTTGAAAGAATTGAATTCTCTAAAGAATGTGAAGATTATAGATTGCATGTCCCTGGAAAGCTTGCCCGATGTGCCGACATTCACCAAGTTGGACACGGACTGGAGGTTGCGTCGAGAAGCTGCAAAACTCGCCATTCAGTCTACCGTATTGGGGAAGCGAATGCTACGTTGGAAATTGCAAAACTTGAAGTAG